The DNA segment TGGAATCGTAGGAAAGCTCACGTCCAGCAGTTTTGGGAGTAACACGTTTTCACTCGTTACCGGCCCAGATCCCTTTGCACTTCCACGCCAAATCGTCCACTTCGATCAGTCATTATGCCTTACTTGCAGCAGGATCAATTGCCAACTAGAAAGTCCTCGAGAAGATTGTGTCATTTGGAGCTGCTTGCCTGAAAATAAGGGCCGATATGTGATGGAAGTGGACCTTTTTCAGATAGGGTTTTTCCCGGTCCGCTATTCGGAAACAAGGCACGCTGAGGTCGCAAAGCGAACATTCAGGCGGATAGACCACGATTTGCCCTCGAAGAAAATCAGCCTCTGTTCAGGAATGGCCGCAGCGACGTACAGCCAGTATCGAACATGCCATTCGGTACCATGTTGCTCCATCGCGGCAACCAGCGTGGCCAAAAAGAAATGGAGGATTCACAAAGCGTGCGATTCCCTATCACCGGTCGAAATTGGCCAAGGTGTAATCGGTCATCGCGGCTTCGACTGCGGTTTTTATGTTTTGTAACACGGCGTCAGCCTCCATAGCTGCGAAGATCTCGCCGTAGTCTCTAACGTAAAGCACCGTTGAGTCGGAGTCCTTTCTGCCAAACTGAATGGCGAGGGAAAAGACGGAGGTCTGGTCGACGTCGAGGCATCTGACGCTGACACTCAAGTGGACTTCCCCGCGGCGTCCTGGCTTTGGCTCAACTTCCGATCCCGTGATGACGCTTGCCACGGCGTCTTTTAGCTCGCGCTCCGTAATCACGCAGGCATCTTCCTCAAACTGGGCAACGTAACCCAGGATTTTGGGGTCAGGCTTTTCAAGAGCATTCATGTACCAAGATGGCGGGAAACCGCCATGAGCCACGCTGGTGACCAGGAGCAGCGAGAGCACGCATAAATTTAGCCGAGAAAACATCATTGAACTCCAAATCTTGGATAGGTACTGATGTTTTAACCAGTAACTCGCCTTTAGGCAAGGCTTCCATCTTGATTAAAACCTTCACGTCCCCCGGAAACCTTGGGTCACCAGGTAAACTCCCTGATCGCTCACCATCAATCATGAAATCTTGTTTCTTAACCAATTCAGGGTGAAGAAAGTGAGTAATTGACGGCGCTCCGAAGGTTCGCTTTTGTTTATTGGGTTGGACAGCACGGCTTACGGAACTCATTCGATGAGACGCACCAAGGTCGCGCTAATCTATCGTCAGACCAAGAATCTCAGAGCGGTCCAGATACTATTAGGACACAGAAGCCTTGAAAGCACTGTGAGATATCTGGGCGTCGAGATTGATGATGCTCTTGAGCTTTCTGAGCACATCGAAATTTGAAGCTGCTCAAAACGAAGCGGAGTCAGAGCATGACGGAGAATTGCGAAGGGCGAGTCGATTAAATAATGCCAAACGACTGATAAAAGCGAATCTTTTTACCTCAACCAATTTTGGCCAGCTTTCATTGGAAAGCGGACCTTTTTGCCGCGCCGAGATAGGCTATTTTCAACCGCCTCGGGAAGGCCCAGAAGATTTCACCTTGGGGAAGCTTTTTAATTCTTAGGGCTACCTCAACCTGTTAATCACCAGCACATATGGGTGTTAACTGCAAGTAAATATGGCAGCCAATGGCACTGATTTTAAATGAAATTTATGACATTGCTGATTATTAATGATAGTGTGCCAGCGCCTTCTCAGGTGGAAAGAAAAAATGCCTACAAAAGAAGTATTCAACCTACGTGGAGTTTTTGTATGAATAAAGCAATGCGGTCTCTGATTCAAGCTTCAGCTGCTCTGGTGGTTCTAACGCTGTCTGGCTGTGCCACAGTGATTTCTGGCACCACTCAAACACTGACGTTTAACAGTGACCCAAAAGGTGCGGATGTTTATCTCGACGGGGCGAGGGTTGGGACCACACCAGTTTCTCTCAGCGTCAAGAAGAACAAAAAAGATGCGTTCATGATTCAAAAGGAAGGCTACAAGACAGTTAGCCGTGATATTACTAAGTCCTATGACCCGGTTACAGTGCTGAGCATATTTTGGGATTATTCCACGACTGACATGATTTCTGGTGCAGCGTTTGAATATGAGCCTAACTCATATTTCGTTGAGTTGGCTAAAGATGAAGAGACCAACGCCGTAAACTAATGAATCTGATCAACAGAGCGGCCTGTGGGCTTACTGCGGTATTGCTGATGGCCCTGGTTGGCGGTGCTGCGGCTTCCTCTCAAATCCCGGAACAACGTAGAGAGAATTGGCTGGACCCCGATCTTGCGGGGTTTGTCCTTCAGAATGCCACCCACTTACGCTATGAAATTAGCGTGGCCAAGGGACCACGGGTCAAGAGTCTGCTGCGCCTGCTGCAATCACGTGCGAGTCAAGTTGATCTGGGGTGTCTTCAGGACATTGCAGAGAATGCCGACAGCGCCTATGAACTTTATCTGGGGCTGAAGAACGCCGATCGCCGTTGCTAATATTTAACCTCTTCACATTGTTTCCACCCGGTCGTTGGCTCAATCGGCGCTTCACACTTATGCTGTGGCTGGCGTCGGTTTTCGGGTCGCATGAGTCTTTGGCTAATACGGATGACTCCGTCTGGCGCAAGTTGCTGATTGCTGATCAAGCTGTGTTAACAGATCTGACAGCCTCTCCGTTCTTCCTGACCGATGTTTCCGTTGATCCTACCGCGGAAATGCGCGCCCTGTTGACAGGGCCAACGGAGCAGTACAAGTGCCGTTTTCCTGCCCGTATGCTTTATTTGGAGCGTGAGGGCCTGCTTGGCGAGGAGCTTGATTTCTCCGACTGTCCGAAGTTGAAAGAATTTATGTCGGTTATGGACTCAGATTCCCTGGAGCTGGTCTTCGCCGGGCCGTCGGTTGCATCGCCGATGTCTTACTTCGGTCACATATTCCTAAAGTTCCGGAAAAAGGACAATGAATATTTCTCCCGAACGTTAGCATTTCTTGCTCCTCTTGATAGCGGTGAAAGCATGCTTCAGATTACGGCTGCGGGCGCTTTTTCCTCCATTCCAGGGCAGTACCATGTGGCGCCCTACCACCAGATGATCAGTGAATATATCGAGGTAGACCAGCGTCCTATCCAGACCTATGAGCTGGATGTTCAGCCCGGCAATAAAAAATTATTGCTTTATCACATCTTTGAGCTGGCGGCACTGAACCGGCCTTATAATTTCTTTTGGGGTAACTGCGCTACACGCATTCAGGAGCTGATGGAAATTGCCTTTCCGACGGAGCTTGGCGACGTTGCTCCTGGCCTCGTTTCCCCCCAGAGCCTCATTCGTGTCCTGCGCAACAAGGACTTAATAGTTCGCTCTAGTGAGATGCCCGCGCGTTCGGAGGCTCTGTTCGCTGCCTACCATTCGTTGCCACACAATGATCAGAAAGTCCTAAAAGCGCTTCTTGCATCGCCCGACAAGGCCGCGTGGGTTGCTCGAAACGGTAACGATTTGTTGCCATTGGCTCAAGCTATCTATCAACGTCAATTTCGGGCACTCGGCGCACCACCGGCAGATTACTCGCAACTGATGAGCCTGCCTGCCAAACCTCTATCTGGCCCCGCTCCTGACCCGATCCGTCCTGAACGGCCTCGGTTATTGGAGATCGGCTGGCTTAATAACCCTGCCGATCGCACTACCTTACGCTTTCGCCCCGGTCTTTTTGATCGTTCCTTTGACAGCCTCGCGCTGGCTACTGAGAGTAGCTTTCGTTACCTGGATACGACCTTGAGCGTGCGAAATGAAAACGTCTCGCTGGAAAAACTGGATTTGCTTGCCCTGGCGGCTACCAAAAAACGCTCGGTAGTAGAACGACCGCTTTCATGGGGGTTCACCGCCGGATGGTCTCGTGCTTTCGACGGGGATCGCCTGAATTATAAGGTGAGGACCGCTATCGGTATGGCTTGGGGTGGAACTCAGACCCAGTTCTCAGTGATGCCGACGCTGACGTATTTTTCCGGTGAAGGGGTCTTCCCTGGTCTGGCGGTGAGTGCCAGCTTGCGCCTTGGCCAAGCCCGGCTCTCGGCCGAGATCGATCATTTTGGGGTCTCAAGTGATGAGCGGCCGAGAAACCGTCGGCGCCTAGCAGTCAGTTATGAGTTAAATTCGGCTTGGGCGGTGCAAGGCGGTATCGATCAGGTGACTCAGGGAGTCGACGTGGCCCTCAGCCATCGTTTTTAACACGTTAAAAGTTTAAGCCTGATTGATTCTGAGTAGAGGATGCACGTATCGATTACTCGCTTGAATACCGCTTTCTGACAACGGGAAGACGTCTCAGTAGCAAACCTTGAAACACCAGCTATTTCCAACGCGTCAGTAGTTCCAGTTAACCTTGGGGGAATTACGGGGTTACGCAGCTCGGCAAAAGGTCCGTTTTGTGGTCAAAACGGTCAGTCGCGGCACCGTAAGAAAGGTCCGCTTAGAGAACAATGCGGACATTTGATCAAGCATAGAAGACTTACCAAGTACATTATGTGAAAGGGTTCGAAAGCTGATCGATGAAGTCCTTTATGACACTAAGCAGCTCAGTCCGCCTCTCTGCAACTTTATTGAAGCGCAACCATGGAAACAGAGTAGAACCCTTCTTCGTGCTAGGTAGATCACGGGCCGCTTAAAAAGATACTTTAATGGAATAGTGAAAGCAGAGACCCGGCCTGGAGCCAGTTCCCTGCTTTGTCCTGATCGCAATTACCAGCCGCCCGTTAATGCATGCGCTATAATTCTCTTTTGGCACATTATAGCTTGCTACGCCCAATCTCAAACATGGGAATCACTCCGCAGTACAGAAATGATTTAGGGGGTATATATTGTGGTACATTTTTTAATAAAATAATTATTTATATAAATTTATCAATTATTTATAATAAATTATGAGCCCTTTCGGGGTAAAGATATTAACGGGAACGCTAGAGAGCTTTGTAGTGATCCTTAGCACTGACGACGGTTTTAGGTCAATCTCCCGCATAGCTAGGCTCAAGAAAAGCGACTATGTTATGCCTTTTCCCACCGGTGCATAGCCGTCTTAACGTGGGTAACGCGACTAAAATTCTATAATTTAAACGGTATTAATCAGAATCTTAAAGACGCTATTCAAGGGACGCTTTCTCCACCAACTCCTGAGGCACCGGGGTTACACCGGAACTCACAGAACCTTAAAGCCCCGCTAGTAGGGGTTTTTTTCTGCCTGTGTTTTGTGGCTTGGGGAAATAGATCTGCCATAGGCCATCACTCGCAATCACTATGATCCTGACACCAACTCCCTTGAATGCCCTGATATTAAAAGGCTACTGTAGATTGACTACGTTTTATTTATGTCAGGTTAAAGCCTATCCACGTCAGAAAAGATCATCCGTCAACTGCAGTGCATGAGTCGGGGATTCCCGTTTTCCATCAGACAGTTGGCGGAGCGCTCCTTACGTTGAATAACAGTCCGATTTCTCGGTACGAATACCCCGTACCAAGCAAAGCGGAAAAGACGCAGTCTGAAACGGTTGAGATTGTTGATGCATCCCTCAAAATTTGTGTCGATGCAGTAAACCGGATGCCTCGCAGCCCCTATGGAGAAGATTAAGTCGAGAAAATGACCGGATCCAGAATTGGACTGATTCAACTACCACCAGGTACACATGTTCCGACGCGAAACTAAGCTTTTGTCCAACAAGCCGTCGAAGTGGCGTTGAATCAGCGGTCAGAGTCCATTTCAGGATACGAATGTTCTCAGTTTGGACACGCGTCGGCAGGTGAAGATGGGGGATGAGTTGGTAAACAGCTGCCAGACTTCATGAATCCGTGCATGAGCAACCCAGGCAGGATTGAGTACGTGGGTGTCGTTGATTTCCAGGTACGGAACAACAACGCCTTAAAGCAGGATGCCCACGGTCAATAGTATTTTATCCAACATTTATTTGCCCCCAGTGGAGATAGTCATTGCGCTTAAAAACTCAGAGTGAAACCTGCAGACAGGCGACTCTCGTCATGAAACTGGCCAAAGGTCCCTGTCCGTTTTCCAAAAAACAGATCAGCCCCCGTCCGCAGAACCACGTTGGTCGATACTGAGTACTCAGCTTCCAGTTGGATCAGTGAGTCCCGATTGTTCAGGTCATATATGCCGAGAACCTCCAGTGACAAGGCGTTGTTCATTGCATCACGCCTTACCAGTAGCGTGAACTGCTCGTCGGACGGCTCTTCATCGCGCTCAGTGGAAAAACGGTATGTCTGGAAGAACTGCGTGCTGACAAACCAGTCACTGAAGCCACTGTAATCCAGTCCAAGCACATAAGACGCGACTTCTGACTTCCTGACTTGTCCGGTTGCGGGGTCCAGTGACCGCTTTTCACTTTCAAGACCGATCTCACTGCGAAATGTTACATCCCCAAACGGTTTTGATGCAGTGCCGCCGATCAAGTGGGAGCGATTATAATCCGCCCTAATCAGTTGCTCTGAGGGATCAAACTGAATCAGTGGATCATCAATTGTGTGGTAGAGATAATTCAGAGAAAGATCCCAGCCTTGCTGGAACGTTGACAACTTTAACCCAAAATCGCTCTTGGCAAACGAGTCAGGGCGATCTACCTCCAGCCGCCCTTCTCCCGCAAACGGGTCCGGGATGAGGGAATACGTGGCGCCCGGTAACGTGCTTTTGGTCACCGTAGCGTCCGGGATCCAGACGATCTGGGCAGTCCCGTTATCCAGCGGAATCTCTGTGAGTGCAGACCATAACGGGATACGCCGATGCTCAATATCCGGGAGTATAAACTCCCGGTAGCTCAGCGGATTTAATACATCCAGCACCCTCAGACCATCGGCTTGCCCCCAGACGATCTGCTGCTTGCCCAGGCGCACAAAGGCGTCACCGACATAGTTATCCAGGTAAAATTCCCTGAGTTCCACGTCGGCGTGATCACCAGGAAAGCTTTTCTGCGTCAGCCCCGCGCGAAAGGGTTGGTCCGGCCGCCCCGGGTCCAGTTCATCTTTTGCATCAAGGCGCCCTTCCCCTAACAGCGTAAGGCGCATTCCCGACTCAAAACGCGCTATCCATTCAGGTCTCCAGACTATTTCCTGCTTCTGCCAACCACTGACCTCAGGGGAATAGGCGGCCTCTACCTCGATCAGGGAGGCGTGCTCAACTTCAGCGGCCCGGACTGGCGTAAGGAGCAGGGTCCAGATGATCGGCAGTATCAGCATTCGAACCGGTTTCATCTCAGTAGCCCCGCTTCAATGCATTCTGCTCAAACAAACGTGGGGGCACGTCTGCTCCGTAGTCCGTGTTGTGGAACTGGATGCGTGTGGAATGACCGGTCTTCTTGTTGGTGGCGTCGATATCAGTGATGGCCCAGATGCCGTCAATCTTCTCAATACCGCGTGCGTGCACCGTCTTGAGAAAATTACCCCTTACGTCCCAATATTCGGTCAGTCGTGGAATCCACAAAGATGAATCGATACGGAACACCACCCGTCCATAGCCCAGTGCACGACTAACCTCCTGATCAATCGGAGTCGCCTCTACTTTCCAGGTAGAATGACCATCTACCTCCTCTTCACCGAGTAGTGAGAATCGGTAGTCCTCGGCAGCAATCTTGCTCTCTTTCTTGATTTCTTCGTAGGTGAAGTCGGTCCCCAGAAAGTAATCGCCGCGATCGGACGCAGAGATCCGTCGAACCTTCCTCAATGCCGGCAGGTAGAGCCATTGATCATCTTCTCTGGCCTGGTCCTCGTAATCCCACGTCAGGAACGCAGTTCCCGCAACGGTTGCAGGCTTTGTATAGAAGATTGCCGTCTTCTTGTTCTCTCCGAAGTAGCGACGAAACGCCCGGGTATGTTCTTCACGAGTGTTACCA comes from the Marinobacter psychrophilus genome and includes:
- a CDS encoding PEGA domain-containing protein — encoded protein: MKFMTLLIINDSVPAPSQVERKNAYKRSIQPTWSFCMNKAMRSLIQASAALVVLTLSGCATVISGTTQTLTFNSDPKGADVYLDGARVGTTPVSLSVKKNKKDAFMIQKEGYKTVSRDITKSYDPVTVLSIFWDYSTTDMISGAAFEYEPNSYFVELAKDEETNAVN
- a CDS encoding lipoprotein N-acyltransferase Lnb domain-containing protein yields the protein MLWLASVFGSHESLANTDDSVWRKLLIADQAVLTDLTASPFFLTDVSVDPTAEMRALLTGPTEQYKCRFPARMLYLEREGLLGEELDFSDCPKLKEFMSVMDSDSLELVFAGPSVASPMSYFGHIFLKFRKKDNEYFSRTLAFLAPLDSGESMLQITAAGAFSSIPGQYHVAPYHQMISEYIEVDQRPIQTYELDVQPGNKKLLLYHIFELAALNRPYNFFWGNCATRIQELMEIAFPTELGDVAPGLVSPQSLIRVLRNKDLIVRSSEMPARSEALFAAYHSLPHNDQKVLKALLASPDKAAWVARNGNDLLPLAQAIYQRQFRALGAPPADYSQLMSLPAKPLSGPAPDPIRPERPRLLEIGWLNNPADRTTLRFRPGLFDRSFDSLALATESSFRYLDTTLSVRNENVSLEKLDLLALAATKKRSVVERPLSWGFTAGWSRAFDGDRLNYKVRTAIGMAWGGTQTQFSVMPTLTYFSGEGVFPGLAVSASLRLGQARLSAEIDHFGVSSDERPRNRRRLAVSYELNSAWAVQGGIDQVTQGVDVALSHRF
- a CDS encoding DUF1302 family protein; translated protein: MKPVRMLILPIIWTLLLTPVRAAEVEHASLIEVEAAYSPEVSGWQKQEIVWRPEWIARFESGMRLTLLGEGRLDAKDELDPGRPDQPFRAGLTQKSFPGDHADVELREFYLDNYVGDAFVRLGKQQIVWGQADGLRVLDVLNPLSYREFILPDIEHRRIPLWSALTEIPLDNGTAQIVWIPDATVTKSTLPGATYSLIPDPFAGEGRLEVDRPDSFAKSDFGLKLSTFQQGWDLSLNYLYHTIDDPLIQFDPSEQLIRADYNRSHLIGGTASKPFGDVTFRSEIGLESEKRSLDPATGQVRKSEVASYVLGLDYSGFSDWFVSTQFFQTYRFSTERDEEPSDEQFTLLVRRDAMNNALSLEVLGIYDLNNRDSLIQLEAEYSVSTNVVLRTGADLFFGKRTGTFGQFHDESRLSAGFTLSF